A single region of the Anopheles funestus chromosome X, idAnoFuneDA-416_04, whole genome shotgun sequence genome encodes:
- the LOC125775171 gene encoding putative nuclease HARBI1: MIASFLLFDNYTTETEDLAKYRRKLRKELDPLALEDTAFRKKFRISKEIFLDILEKIAPFITPKHNRGLSAKQKLAATLKFLAQGSYQQGVGNDFTVPMGQSTFSEIFDETVRVMERELKECITLEMTELEKQEARRFFYSKSGIPGVVMAADGTHIRMVAPNENAVLYFNRKGFYSLNALLICDHRNLIRYVNAKYSGSNHDAFIFEESPANLFFEERWREGDRQCKILGDSAYPSKPWLLRPFANSQPNSVEAEYNFKHAKARVIIEKTIGMLKGRFRCINGERQLHYTPTKCVRIVNVCCALHNLCIINRITELE, encoded by the exons atgatTGCTTCCTTCTTGCTTTTCGATAATTACACCACTGAAACGGAAGATCTCGCTAAATATCGTAGAAAACTAAGGAAGGAATTGGATCCTTTAGCGCTAGAAGATACTGC TTTTAGGAAAAAATTCCGAATTTctaaggaaatatttttggatATACTGGAAAAAATTGCTCCGTTCATCACTCCAAAGCACAATCGAGGGTTATCAGCGAAGCAAAAATTAGCAGCAACATTAAAATTCTTGGCCCAAGGATCCTATCAACAAGGTGTAGGAAATGATTTCACCGTACCAATGGGTCAATCAACTTTTTCAGAAATATTTGACGAAACAGTGCGTGTTATGGAACGTGAGCTCAAAGAGTGCATAACGTTGGAGATGACGGAACTGGAAAAGCAGGAGGCACGCAGATTCTTCTATAGCAAATCTGGCATCCCGGGTGTGGTTATGGCAGCGGATGGAACCCATATAAGGATGGTAGCCCCAAACGAAAATGCTGTGCTGTATTTCAATAGAAAAGGCTTTTACAGCTTAAATGCACTTTTG ATATGCGATCATCGTAACCTAATACGCTATGTTAATGCGAAATACAGCGGGTCGAATCATGATGCGTTCATTTTTGAAGAAAGTCCAGCAAACTTGTTCTTTGAAGAAAGATGGAGGGAAGGGGACAGGCAGTGCAAGATTTTAG GTGATTCCGCATACCCATCAAAACCATGGCTCTTGCGACCTTTTGCCAATTCCCAGCCCAATAGTGTGGAAGCTGAATATAACTTCAAGCATGCTAAAGCACGAGTCATAATTGAAAAAACTATTGGTATGCTGAAAGGGAGATTTAGGTGCATAAATGGAGAAAGACAATTGCACTACACTCCCACAAAATGCGTTCGAATTGTAAATGTTTGTTGTGCTTTACACAACCTGTGTATTATTAATAGAATAACTGAACTCGAATGA